Within SAR324 cluster bacterium, the genomic segment TGCTCCCTTCGCCAATTCTGTCGTGATTATGTTTGGCAAAGCAATGCTTGCTGTCTGGCCTTGATTTGCTCCAATTTGGAAAGACAGATTCCTCTGAGTTGAATCTTCTGCACTTCCGTTTAGAATCTTTTCCCCACCAAACTGAGTGTTTAGAGAAATTCTGTCTATTGAACTCAGTGCGTTCTCAATTTCCTTCTGAGAAGCAGTAACCATATTCTGGTCATTCACTCCAACATTAGCCGCTGCAACTGTTCGCTGTCGCATATCCACCAGAAGTCTGGATACTTCATTCAGTGCACCTTCAGCCGTTTGTACAATTGAAATTGCTGACTCATTGTTTTCGGTCGCTTGGTGCAAACTTGCTACTTGTGCTCGCAAGCCTTCAGAAATAACCAGAGAAGCTGGACCATCTGCACCAGTATTGATCTTCTGTCCGGACGACAGTCGTTCAATCGATTTCGCTAGCAACTGGTCATTTTGAGCCAGATTTCTGTGAGCATTCAGGGCTTCAACGTTGTTGTTGATTCGCAGACTCATTTTCAACTCCTTGTAATTTGGAAATATAATTTCCTGAGTGACTTCCTTACGTGAAAGCAGCAGGGATATATCCGTAGCACCCCACCTAGATTCGGTTTTGGATTCCGAATCTCTGTTCATCCTCCATGACGAACAGCACAAATCCATTGCTCAGTTTTGGGCCGAAAGGAAATTAACAGGGTTTGAATCAAAATAACTAGATTAATCTAGATTATTTTGATTTTAATGATACAGGCCATCAGAAGACTGCTTGGCCTTCGTAATCAAATGGATAATTGCTCCGAATTATCCAGAAAAAGGTTAAATACCAATCCAAACAAGTTGGATCGGAATATTTGATGTCAAAGAACGAAGTGTAGAAGTAGCAGTTAATTGCTAAATCAATCTCTATTCAGAATCTGATCTAAACAACTTTAGTTATCTTATTGCTAATTAAATAG encodes:
- a CDS encoding flagellin; translated protein: MSLRINNNVEALNAHRNLAQNDQLLAKSIERLSSGQKINTGADGPASLVISEGLRAQVASLHQATENNESAISIVQTAEGALNEVSRLLVDMRQRTVAAANVGVNDQNMVTASQKEIENALSSIDRISLNTQFGGEKILNGSAEDSTQRNLSFQIGANQGQTASIALPNIITTELAKGA